The following are from one region of the Mycolicibacterium diernhoferi genome:
- a CDS encoding MlaE family ABC transporter permease, translated as MAGKGPDRWSPGISIARNASGPMQAVGGLFAMSADAFKFLFQRPFFWREFLEQAWFVARVSLGPTLLVAIPFTVLVSFTLNILLRELGAADLSGAGAAFGAVTQVGPMVTVLIVAGAGATAMCADLGSRTIREEIDAMEVLGINPVQRLVTPRMLASGVVALLLNSLVVIIGILGGYAFSVFVQDVNPGAFAAGITLLTGVPEVIISCVKAGLFGLIAGLIACYRGLTISGGGAKAVGNAVNETVVYAFMALFVVNVVVTAIGIQMTDS; from the coding sequence ATGGCAGGTAAGGGTCCGGATCGGTGGTCTCCCGGTATCTCGATAGCGCGTAACGCCTCAGGCCCGATGCAGGCCGTCGGCGGCCTGTTCGCGATGAGCGCGGATGCGTTCAAGTTCCTTTTTCAGCGCCCGTTCTTCTGGCGCGAGTTCCTGGAGCAGGCCTGGTTCGTGGCCCGGGTGTCGCTGGGACCGACACTGCTGGTGGCGATTCCGTTCACCGTGCTGGTGTCCTTCACGCTGAACATCCTGTTGCGCGAACTCGGCGCGGCGGACCTGTCCGGTGCCGGTGCGGCCTTCGGCGCCGTCACCCAGGTCGGCCCGATGGTGACGGTGCTGATCGTCGCCGGGGCCGGTGCGACGGCCATGTGCGCCGACCTCGGATCGCGGACCATCCGCGAAGAGATCGACGCCATGGAGGTGCTGGGCATCAACCCGGTGCAGCGGCTGGTGACGCCACGCATGCTGGCATCAGGTGTGGTGGCCCTGCTGCTCAACAGCCTGGTGGTGATCATCGGCATCCTGGGCGGCTACGCCTTCTCGGTGTTCGTCCAGGACGTCAACCCGGGCGCGTTCGCGGCCGGGATCACCCTGCTGACCGGCGTGCCCGAGGTCATCATCTCCTGTGTGAAGGCCGGGCTGTTCGGTCTGATCGCCGGATTGATCGCCTGCTACCGGGGTCTGACGATCAGCGGCGGCGGCGCCAAGGCCGTCGGCAACGCGGTCAACGAGACGGTGGTGTACGCATTCATGGCGCTGTTCGTGGTCAACGTGGTGGTCACCGCCATCGGCATCCAGATGACGGACAGCTGA
- a CDS encoding CaiB/BaiF CoA transferase family protein, whose product MSKPLDGIRVLEVAMYGFVPSAGAVLAEWGADVVKVEHAVTGDPQRGLRQTGLLRVEGDPNPNIEHANRGKRSIGLDMSVPEGKEVLLELAKRADVFLTSFLPGHREKFGIDVEDIRAVNPTVIYARGSALGPRGEEAVKGGYDMTAFWCRAGTARTITPPDTPGMVGPPGPAYGDTISGTNLAGGIAAALLKRERTGEPSVVDVSLLGSGLWALGHTVALTNHLQERMEAFPPGTQGSPFNPLVGLYPTADDRYISFVMMQPTKFWADVCRHMDLEDLIDDPRFATAESIAENTAAANEILSEAMLKRTLPEWSERFATLAGPWAPVQDTLQAAKDAQVRSNEYIVQAGELELVANPVQFDVTAPSTGGAPGFAEQTEEILLELGLDWDRIIELKTAGAIT is encoded by the coding sequence ATGAGCAAGCCACTGGACGGAATCCGGGTCCTCGAGGTCGCCATGTACGGCTTCGTGCCCTCGGCCGGCGCGGTGCTCGCCGAATGGGGAGCCGATGTCGTCAAGGTCGAGCACGCGGTCACCGGCGACCCGCAGCGCGGTCTGCGCCAGACCGGTCTGCTGCGGGTGGAGGGCGATCCCAACCCGAACATCGAGCACGCCAACCGCGGCAAGCGCAGCATCGGGCTGGACATGTCGGTGCCGGAGGGCAAAGAGGTACTGCTGGAGTTGGCGAAACGCGCCGACGTGTTCCTGACCAGCTTCCTGCCCGGGCACCGGGAGAAGTTCGGCATCGATGTGGAGGACATCCGCGCGGTGAACCCGACCGTCATCTACGCCCGGGGCAGCGCACTCGGTCCGCGCGGCGAAGAGGCGGTCAAGGGCGGGTACGACATGACCGCGTTCTGGTGCCGGGCCGGCACCGCGCGCACGATCACCCCGCCGGACACCCCGGGCATGGTCGGCCCGCCGGGACCCGCCTACGGCGACACCATCTCCGGCACGAACCTGGCCGGTGGCATCGCCGCGGCGCTGCTCAAGCGGGAACGCACCGGGGAGCCGTCGGTGGTCGACGTGTCCCTGCTGGGCAGCGGCCTGTGGGCACTCGGCCACACCGTGGCCCTGACCAATCACCTGCAGGAGCGGATGGAGGCCTTCCCGCCGGGAACCCAAGGCTCACCGTTCAATCCGCTGGTCGGGCTCTACCCGACCGCGGATGACCGGTACATCTCCTTCGTCATGATGCAGCCGACGAAGTTCTGGGCCGATGTCTGCCGGCACATGGACCTCGAGGATCTGATCGACGATCCGCGGTTCGCCACCGCCGAGTCGATCGCGGAGAACACCGCGGCGGCCAACGAGATCCTGTCCGAGGCGATGCTCAAGCGCACACTGCCCGAGTGGAGTGAGCGGTTCGCGACACTGGCCGGGCCGTGGGCGCCGGTGCAGGACACCCTGCAAGCCGCCAAGGACGCCCAGGTCCGCTCCAACGAATACATCGTGCAGGCCGGGGAGCTGGAACTGGTGGCCAATCCGGTGCAGTTCGACGTGACCGCGCCCAGCACCGGAGGAGCCCCCGGCTTCGCCGAACAGACCGAAGAGATCCTCCTGGAACTCGGCCTGGACTGGGACCGCATCATCGAACTGAAAACCGCAGGCGCAATCACCTAA
- a CDS encoding aldehyde dehydrogenase family protein, which yields MSETPTIAATNGSDPVREPAHEKADRRMLIDGKLVDAARTFATVNPATGEVLGHAPDASIADAEAAVAAARRAFDHSGWATDVALRIRCLEQFHRALVANRDDLAALTTAEVGATAALNLGAQLDQPIAIVEYYLNLLRDYPFTEDLGNIESRGMQHHRWVEKEAGGVVAAIIAYNYPNQLALAKLAPALAAGCTVVLKAAPDTPLITLALGELIAEHTDIPAGVVNVLSGADPQVGAVLTTDPDVDMVTFTGSTPTGRAIMAAASSTLKRVFLELGGKSAAIVLDDADFGTAAVFSAFSMVTHAGQGCALTSRLLVPRKHHDEIVELVKANFGHVRYGDPTDPGTYMGPLISEKQRDKVDGMVQRAVQAGATLVTGGEKKGPGYFYTPTLLTDVDPDSEIAQEEVFGPVLAVIAYDDDDDAVRIANNSIYGLSGAVFGSEQRALGIARRIRTGTFSINGGNYFSPDSPFGGYKQSGIGREMGVAGLEEFLESKTFAVPVAG from the coding sequence ATGTCGGAGACCCCCACGATCGCCGCCACCAACGGCAGCGATCCGGTCCGCGAACCAGCACACGAAAAGGCCGATCGGCGCATGCTCATCGACGGGAAACTCGTCGACGCGGCACGCACATTCGCCACCGTGAACCCCGCAACGGGTGAGGTCCTCGGCCACGCGCCGGACGCTTCGATCGCCGATGCGGAGGCGGCCGTCGCCGCCGCGCGACGCGCCTTCGACCACTCGGGCTGGGCTACCGATGTCGCGCTGCGGATCCGTTGCCTGGAGCAGTTCCACCGGGCGCTGGTCGCCAACCGTGACGATCTGGCCGCGCTCACCACCGCCGAGGTCGGCGCCACCGCGGCGCTGAACCTGGGCGCGCAACTCGACCAGCCGATCGCGATCGTCGAGTACTACCTCAATCTGCTGCGCGACTACCCGTTCACCGAGGACCTCGGAAACATCGAGAGCCGCGGGATGCAGCATCACCGCTGGGTGGAGAAGGAGGCCGGCGGCGTCGTCGCGGCCATCATCGCCTACAACTACCCGAACCAGTTGGCGCTGGCCAAGCTGGCACCGGCACTGGCCGCCGGATGCACCGTCGTCCTCAAGGCGGCACCGGACACCCCGCTGATCACCCTCGCTCTCGGCGAGCTGATCGCCGAGCACACCGACATCCCGGCCGGCGTCGTCAACGTCCTCAGTGGCGCCGACCCGCAGGTCGGCGCGGTGCTGACCACCGACCCTGATGTCGACATGGTGACCTTCACCGGGTCCACCCCGACCGGCCGGGCCATCATGGCCGCCGCCAGCTCGACCTTGAAGAGGGTCTTCCTGGAGCTGGGTGGCAAGTCCGCGGCCATCGTGCTCGATGATGCCGACTTCGGCACCGCCGCAGTGTTTTCCGCCTTCAGCATGGTCACCCACGCCGGACAGGGCTGCGCGCTGACCTCCCGGCTGCTGGTGCCGCGCAAGCATCACGACGAAATCGTCGAACTGGTCAAGGCCAACTTCGGGCATGTGCGGTACGGGGACCCGACCGATCCGGGCACCTACATGGGCCCGCTGATCAGTGAGAAGCAGCGCGACAAGGTCGACGGGATGGTGCAGCGGGCCGTGCAGGCCGGCGCGACGCTGGTGACCGGCGGCGAGAAGAAGGGGCCCGGCTACTTCTACACGCCGACGCTGCTCACCGACGTCGATCCCGACAGTGAGATCGCCCAGGAGGAGGTGTTCGGACCGGTCCTCGCGGTGATCGCCTACGACGATGACGACGATGCGGTGCGGATCGCGAACAACTCCATCTACGGCCTGTCGGGTGCGGTCTTCGGCAGCGAGCAGCGCGCGCTGGGCATCGCGCGGCGCATCCGGACCGGGACCTTCTCCATCAACGGCGGCAACTACTTCAGCCCGGACAGCCCGTTCGGTGGCTACAAGCAGTCCGGTATCGGCCGTGAGATGGGTGTGGCCGGCCTGGAGGAATTCCTGGAGAGCAAGACCTTCGCGGTGCCGGTGGCCGGATGA
- a CDS encoding SDR family NAD(P)-dependent oxidoreductase: MKNAVVTGGGSGIGRAIADRLRADGYNVATIDLNPSDTPNAFIANVTDRTAVDEALNGVRSQLGPVSILVNAAGLDSFRKFTETTFEQWQRVIDVNLNGTFHCIQAVLPEMIEAGWGRIVNISSSSTHSGQPYMAPYVAAKSAVNGLTKSLALEYGPMGITVNAVPPGFIDTPMLRKAEDRGFLGDTDKQIQQTPVRRMGKPEDIAAACAFFISEEASYITGQILGVNGGRNT; the protein is encoded by the coding sequence ATGAAGAACGCTGTCGTCACAGGCGGCGGGTCGGGGATCGGCCGCGCAATCGCGGACCGGTTGCGCGCGGACGGTTACAACGTGGCCACCATCGACCTCAACCCATCGGACACCCCCAACGCGTTCATCGCGAACGTCACCGATCGGACCGCCGTCGACGAGGCACTGAACGGGGTTCGCAGCCAGCTCGGCCCGGTCTCCATCCTGGTCAACGCGGCCGGCCTGGACAGCTTCCGCAAGTTCACCGAGACCACCTTCGAGCAGTGGCAGCGCGTGATCGACGTGAATCTCAACGGCACGTTCCACTGCATCCAGGCCGTGCTGCCGGAGATGATCGAGGCCGGATGGGGTCGCATCGTCAACATCTCCTCCTCCAGCACCCACTCGGGCCAGCCCTACATGGCGCCGTATGTGGCAGCCAAGTCCGCCGTCAACGGGCTGACCAAGTCGCTGGCGCTGGAGTACGGGCCGATGGGCATCACCGTCAACGCGGTGCCGCCCGGCTTCATCGACACCCCGATGCTGCGCAAGGCCGAGGACCGCGGGTTCCTCGGTGATACCGACAAGCAGATCCAGCAGACCCCGGTGCGCCGGATGGGCAAACCCGAGGACATCGCAGCGGCTTGCGCCTTTTTCATCTCCGAAGAGGCGAGTTACATCACCGGACAGATCCTGGGCGTCAACGGCGGCCGGAACACCTAG
- a CDS encoding mycofactocin-coupled SDR family oxidoreductase: MGTTGSTAGRVAGKVAFITGAARGQGRSHAIRLAEEGADIIAVDICRNIDTIGYDLATPEDLDETARFVEKAGGRIVTAVADVREAAELKAALDSGIAEFGKVDIVVAQAGIAGMKSSNSLQAWTDGINTNFVGTINAIQVALPHLNEGASIIATASAAALMDAHNKPNPGADPGGMGYMVSKRLISEYVHYLATELAVRGIRANVIHPTNCNTDMLQSEPMYRSFRPDLEKPQKADAEPAFYVQQAMRVPWVEPEDISNAVLWLASDESRFVTGMQLRVDAGGYLKWYDYHV, encoded by the coding sequence ATGGGTACGACAGGAAGCACTGCAGGCCGGGTAGCCGGAAAAGTCGCATTCATCACCGGCGCCGCCCGCGGGCAGGGCCGCAGCCACGCGATCCGGCTCGCCGAGGAGGGCGCCGACATCATCGCTGTGGACATCTGCCGCAATATCGACACCATCGGCTACGACCTGGCCACCCCCGAGGACCTGGACGAGACCGCCCGATTCGTGGAGAAGGCCGGTGGCCGGATCGTCACCGCCGTCGCCGACGTCCGGGAGGCCGCCGAACTCAAGGCCGCGCTGGACAGCGGCATCGCCGAATTCGGCAAGGTCGACATCGTGGTCGCCCAGGCCGGTATCGCCGGCATGAAGAGCAGCAACTCGCTGCAGGCCTGGACCGACGGCATCAACACCAACTTCGTCGGCACCATCAACGCCATCCAGGTCGCCCTGCCCCATCTGAACGAGGGCGCCTCGATCATCGCCACCGCATCGGCCGCCGCCCTGATGGACGCGCACAACAAGCCCAACCCGGGCGCCGATCCGGGCGGCATGGGCTACATGGTCAGCAAGCGGCTCATCTCCGAGTACGTGCACTACCTGGCCACCGAACTGGCCGTGCGCGGCATCCGGGCCAACGTGATCCACCCGACCAACTGCAATACCGACATGCTGCAGAGCGAACCGATGTACCGTTCGTTCCGGCCCGACCTGGAGAAGCCCCAGAAGGCCGACGCCGAGCCTGCCTTCTACGTCCAGCAGGCGATGCGGGTGCCGTGGGTCGAGCCGGAGGACATCAGCAATGCGGTGCTGTGGCTGGCCTCGGACGAGTCCCGGTTCGTCACCGGCATGCAGCTGCGTGTCGATGCCGGCGGCTACCTCAAGTGGTACGACTACCACGTCTGA
- a CDS encoding ferredoxin yields MKVSVDPSRCQGHTLCAMIAPDSFVLDDVDGHASPVSEVVPTDQEDAVREAAHSCPEQAIVIE; encoded by the coding sequence GTGAAGGTTTCCGTCGATCCAAGCCGGTGCCAGGGTCACACCCTGTGCGCGATGATCGCACCCGACTCGTTCGTGCTCGACGATGTCGACGGTCACGCCTCCCCGGTTTCGGAGGTGGTGCCCACCGATCAGGAGGACGCGGTGCGTGAAGCCGCCCACTCCTGCCCCGAACAGGCCATCGTCATCGAATGA
- a CDS encoding cytochrome P450 has protein sequence MSIDDVTTEDARKRNKIHFDRHTPEYRLQFDQITEEMHSRCPMAWTDVYDGHWIAADSKHVFELARCPAVSNHHDISGETPFQGITIPKASRATVVRGGILEMDEPEHSEYRGALNPYLSPAAIKRWVPFVDEITRAALDEHIESGRIDFVDHLANVVPAVLTLAMMGLDLKKWNIYSEPTHASVYTPEHAPEREKINEQHREMGIDLLTNMFAIRETPRPGLINALLQVRIDGEPAPDMEILGNLGLIIGGGFDTTTALTAHALEWLGENPEQRELLSRERETLINPATEEFLRFFTPAPGDGRTFSEDVEVEGQQFKKYERLWLSWAMANRDPSVFEKPNEIVLDRKGNRHFSFGIGVHRCVGSNVARTVFKSMLTAVLDRMPDYVCDPEGTVHYDSIGVIQGMRNLPATFTPGKKLGPGLDETLDNLQRICNEQELARPITERKEAAVIDWK, from the coding sequence GTGAGCATCGATGATGTCACGACCGAGGACGCGCGCAAGCGCAACAAGATCCACTTCGACCGGCACACCCCGGAGTACCGGTTGCAGTTCGACCAGATCACCGAGGAGATGCACTCCCGGTGCCCGATGGCCTGGACCGACGTCTACGACGGGCACTGGATCGCCGCGGACAGCAAGCACGTCTTCGAACTCGCGCGCTGCCCGGCGGTGTCCAATCACCACGACATCAGCGGTGAGACACCGTTCCAGGGCATCACCATCCCTAAGGCCAGTCGCGCCACCGTCGTTCGCGGCGGCATCCTGGAGATGGACGAGCCCGAACACAGCGAGTACCGCGGCGCTCTGAACCCGTATCTGTCCCCCGCGGCGATCAAGCGCTGGGTGCCGTTCGTCGACGAGATCACCCGGGCCGCTCTGGACGAGCACATCGAGAGCGGCCGGATCGACTTCGTCGACCACCTGGCCAACGTGGTGCCCGCGGTGCTCACGCTGGCGATGATGGGCCTGGATCTGAAGAAATGGAACATCTACAGCGAGCCCACCCACGCGTCGGTCTACACCCCCGAGCACGCCCCCGAACGCGAGAAGATCAACGAACAGCACCGTGAGATGGGCATCGACCTGCTCACGAACATGTTCGCGATCCGGGAGACCCCCCGCCCGGGCCTGATCAACGCGCTGCTGCAGGTGCGCATCGACGGTGAACCCGCTCCGGACATGGAGATCCTGGGCAACCTCGGGTTGATCATCGGCGGCGGATTCGACACCACCACCGCGCTGACCGCCCACGCGTTGGAATGGCTGGGCGAGAACCCCGAACAGCGTGAGCTGCTCAGCCGGGAACGCGAGACCCTGATCAACCCGGCCACCGAGGAGTTCCTCCGCTTCTTCACCCCGGCGCCCGGCGACGGCCGCACGTTCTCCGAGGACGTGGAGGTCGAGGGGCAGCAGTTCAAGAAGTACGAACGCCTCTGGCTGTCCTGGGCGATGGCCAACCGGGACCCCTCGGTGTTCGAGAAGCCCAACGAGATCGTCCTGGACCGTAAGGGCAACCGGCACTTCAGCTTCGGCATCGGCGTGCACCGCTGCGTGGGCTCCAACGTGGCCCGCACGGTGTTCAAGTCGATGCTGACAGCGGTGCTCGACCGGATGCCCGACTACGTGTGTGACCCCGAGGGCACCGTGCACTACGACAGCATCGGCGTCATCCAGGGCATGCGGAACCTGCCGGCAACGTTCACCCCGGGCAAGAAGCTCGGGCCCGGACTGGACGAGACGCTGGACAACCTGCAGCGCATCTGCAACGAACAGGAACTGGCCCGGCCGATCACCGAGCGCAAGGAAGCCGCCGTCATCGACTGGAAGTAG
- a CDS encoding hemophore-related protein, producing MLKVSRTKLAVLVGGMALSVPMSVGIASAQPDLGPVIHTTCNYDQVWAAMNAERPDLAAQFNAQPMALGMLRSFLNSSPADRQGTVNQIAAYPGAQSYLGATLQLANSCHNY from the coding sequence ATGCTCAAGGTGTCGCGCACGAAGCTTGCCGTCCTGGTCGGCGGTATGGCTCTGTCGGTGCCGATGTCGGTCGGGATCGCCTCAGCCCAGCCCGACCTCGGTCCGGTCATCCACACAACCTGCAATTACGACCAGGTGTGGGCCGCCATGAACGCGGAGCGTCCCGACCTCGCCGCACAGTTCAACGCTCAGCCGATGGCGCTGGGCATGCTGCGCAGCTTCCTGAACTCCAGCCCGGCGGACCGCCAGGGCACGGTGAACCAGATCGCCGCCTACCCGGGCGCGCAGAGCTACCTGGGCGCCACCCTGCAGCTGGCCAACAGCTGCCACAACTACTGA
- a CDS encoding acyl-CoA dehydrogenase family protein: MQLEFDPDVEEFRAEFSAFLDEHLPSAADTLERPRSVSHMPQWARDWQRLLFDNGWLLPAQPPEFGGRNATVLQTYVHLEELCRRRIYHSFNPQGVNIIAASLLTFGSDEQKQQWAVPVLRGEKTASLGMSEPSAGSDLASLRTKAVRDGDFFVVNGQKVWTSGAHDADWLLTFVRTDPDAPKHKGISVLIIPTDTEGVVCRPFADICGEENKDFNEVFFADARVPAENLVGPLNGGWKVANGSLGHERTMMWLGFADRIANSIGDFKPSTPLERDQLASTIMDYQALRLLGSVGLAKAARGEVDVASVSVPKLLGAEAELRASNNALLAAGSEGLIHPSFSGPYAHMNLDHYYASWFERYARSFSGTIAGGTSEIQRNIIAQQVLGLPRG, translated from the coding sequence ATGCAACTCGAATTTGATCCCGACGTCGAAGAGTTCCGGGCCGAGTTCTCGGCCTTCCTCGACGAGCATCTGCCCAGTGCGGCAGACACTTTGGAGCGTCCGCGCTCGGTCTCGCACATGCCGCAGTGGGCGCGCGACTGGCAGCGGCTGCTGTTCGACAACGGATGGTTGCTGCCCGCGCAGCCGCCGGAGTTCGGTGGGCGCAACGCCACGGTGCTGCAGACCTATGTCCACCTCGAGGAGCTGTGCCGGCGCCGGATCTATCACAGCTTCAACCCGCAGGGCGTCAACATCATCGCGGCGTCGCTGCTGACCTTCGGCAGCGACGAGCAGAAGCAGCAGTGGGCGGTGCCGGTGCTGCGCGGTGAGAAGACCGCATCGCTGGGCATGAGCGAGCCGAGCGCCGGATCGGACCTGGCATCGCTGCGCACCAAGGCTGTCCGCGACGGGGACTTCTTCGTGGTCAACGGCCAAAAGGTGTGGACCTCCGGTGCGCATGACGCCGACTGGCTGCTGACCTTCGTGCGCACCGATCCCGATGCGCCCAAGCACAAGGGCATCAGCGTGCTCATCATCCCGACCGATACCGAAGGGGTGGTGTGCCGGCCGTTCGCCGATATCTGCGGTGAGGAGAACAAGGACTTCAACGAGGTCTTCTTCGCCGACGCGCGGGTGCCGGCGGAGAACCTCGTCGGCCCGCTCAACGGCGGCTGGAAGGTCGCCAACGGGTCGCTCGGCCACGAGCGCACCATGATGTGGCTGGGATTCGCCGACCGCATTGCCAACTCGATCGGCGACTTCAAACCGTCCACACCGCTGGAGCGGGACCAACTGGCCTCGACGATCATGGATTACCAGGCGCTGCGGTTGCTGGGGTCGGTCGGGCTGGCCAAGGCGGCCCGCGGTGAGGTGGACGTGGCGTCCGTGTCGGTGCCGAAACTGCTCGGCGCCGAGGCCGAACTTCGAGCATCGAACAACGCCCTGCTGGCGGCCGGTTCCGAGGGGCTGATCCATCCGTCGTTCAGTGGGCCGTACGCGCACATGAACCTGGACCACTACTACGCGAGCTGGTTCGAGCGGTACGCGCGCAGCTTCTCCGGGACCATCGCCGGTGGCACCTCGGAGATCCAGCGCAACATCATCGCCCAGCAGGTGCTGGGGCTGCCCCGCGGCTGA
- a CDS encoding acyl-CoA dehydrogenase family protein translates to MLLEFDADQRLWRETVRDAVGKQCPAALVRGIAEGTGDADAGDRLWRSYLEAGWTELTDPENAVELAIVLEELGRATDPTPFLATLSQYAPLAGERFDPAKAGTAIYEGVSANWSRQGWELDGTSKFVLDGDRAEQLAVVTPAGVFLVGSEGGSGATGDRPREAVVARRRDVFDPVLHIAEVTFDRVRVEESDRLDLDPSAALALVERSRHVALMGMAITMVGACQRILDLALEHAKSRHQFGVPIGSFQAIQHKATDMYVAIERARALSYFSALTIAADDPRRRIAAAMAKASAGECQTLVFQHGLQTFGAMGFTWENDLQFALKRAKAGELLLGGAAEHRALIAEEFDATRI, encoded by the coding sequence ATGCTTCTGGAGTTCGACGCTGATCAGCGGCTTTGGCGGGAAACGGTGCGCGATGCGGTGGGTAAACAGTGCCCGGCGGCGTTGGTGCGCGGCATCGCAGAAGGCACCGGCGACGCGGACGCCGGAGACCGGCTCTGGCGGTCCTATCTGGAGGCCGGCTGGACCGAGCTGACAGATCCGGAGAACGCCGTCGAGCTCGCCATCGTGCTCGAGGAACTCGGTCGCGCCACCGATCCGACCCCTTTCCTGGCCACGTTGTCGCAGTACGCGCCGCTGGCCGGGGAACGGTTCGACCCGGCCAAGGCCGGCACCGCGATCTACGAGGGTGTCAGCGCCAATTGGAGCAGGCAGGGCTGGGAGCTGGACGGCACGTCGAAGTTCGTGCTGGACGGTGACCGCGCCGAGCAGCTCGCCGTGGTGACCCCGGCCGGGGTGTTCCTGGTCGGCTCGGAGGGCGGGAGCGGAGCGACTGGGGATCGACCTCGCGAAGCCGTCGTCGCCCGCCGCCGCGATGTGTTCGACCCGGTCCTGCATATCGCCGAGGTGACCTTCGACCGGGTGCGGGTGGAGGAGTCCGACCGCCTCGACCTTGACCCGTCGGCCGCGCTGGCGCTGGTCGAACGGTCTCGGCACGTGGCCTTGATGGGGATGGCGATCACCATGGTCGGGGCGTGCCAGCGGATCCTGGACCTCGCGCTCGAACACGCCAAGAGCCGGCATCAGTTCGGGGTGCCGATCGGCTCCTTCCAGGCCATCCAGCACAAGGCCACCGACATGTATGTGGCCATCGAACGGGCGCGGGCACTGTCCTACTTCTCCGCGCTCACCATCGCCGCCGACGACCCGCGCCGCCGGATCGCCGCGGCCATGGCCAAGGCCAGCGCGGGGGAGTGCCAGACGCTGGTCTTCCAGCACGGCCTGCAGACCTTCGGAGCCATGGGCTTCACCTGGGAGAACGACCTTCAGTTCGCGCTCAAGCGGGCCAAGGCCGGCGAGCTTCTGCTCGGCGGCGCCGCCGAACATCGCGCGCTTATCGCCGAGGAGTTTGATGCAACTCGAATTTGA